Proteins from a single region of Gorilla gorilla gorilla isolate KB3781 chromosome 16, NHGRI_mGorGor1-v2.1_pri, whole genome shotgun sequence:
- the LOC101143702 gene encoding large ribosomal subunit protein eL42-like, whose translation MVNVPKTRRAFCKKCGKHQPHKVTQYKKSKDSLYAQGKRCYDRKQSSHGGQTKPIFWKKAKTTKKVVLRLECVEPNCRSKRMLAIKRCKHFELEGDKRKGQVIQY comes from the coding sequence ATGGTCAATGTACCTAAAACCCGAAGAGCCTTCTGTAAGAAGTGTGGCAAGCATCAGCCTCACAAAGTGACACAGTATAAGAAGAGCAAGGATTCCTTGTATGCCCAGGGAAAAAGGTGCTATGATCGGAAGCAGAGTAGCCATGGTGGGCAGACAAAGCCAATTTTCTGGAAGAAGGCTAAGACCACAAAGAAGGTTGTGCTAAGGCTGGAATGTGTTGAGCCTAACTGCAGATCCAAGAGGATGCTGGCCATTAAGAGATGCAAGCATTTTGAACTGGAAGGAGATAAGAGAAAGGGCCAAGTGATCCAGTACTAA